DNA sequence from the Perca fluviatilis chromosome 4, GENO_Pfluv_1.0, whole genome shotgun sequence genome:
ACAGCACTGCCCACAAGTGAATAATTAGCTTCTTCCTCCATTAAGACATTATATGTCTCGCTTGTTTGAAAAGAGAAATTTCTTTTTGACCGAGGATAAGCCTGTATTTTTTACTGGCCATCTTAGTGTTGGTAAGTAACACAATTGCCCAAGAGAGCACTTTAAAACTGGAAACAGCTGACAGCAGAGGCATTTCTTCCTGCTGTGGCTCTCTAAACTCAGCTCTCGGTCACAACAGTGTTCTCTGTTTGGTAAAGATAAGGACAGAGGGGAAGAGGGAGGACACTGATGTAAGGGGAAGACATACTTGTGCTCCAAGATTTGTGTCCAAATAAGCGTAAGAAGGATTTTGTGCTTGTGAAATGGTGTGCATAAATGATTTCAAGGTATGTGGCTGTAAATCACCCTTTGTAGACCTTTGGAAACAACTCTGCTTGAGAAAATCAAGTTTGTaaatttgtagaaaaaaaatagttGTAGTTGTAGAGAAAAACATGACCATGTCCAAATTAAATGTTTGCATACATTATATCAACGGTGAGATAACACAAAGACttagaacaaaaaaagaacGGCTTTGTGAACATCTAAGTACAAATTAAAAACGGTTGTCTGCTGTTTTCCCCTAATGGGTGTGACACTGACGgtacacgtgcacacacattcTTACAAGTACAGGTTTTGAACCTGCCTTTTGGTTTTAGcagtcaaaaaagtcacactTGTAACTTAGGGCGTTTCCACACCTCATTTGGTTCGAACTTTCACTGTGAAAACGCCccttgtgtgtatgcatgtgtaacTTCAGTGTCACACGAAGCGTCGGAGAGTTGAGTGCTGAGTTTCACACACAGTGCTTTGACTCTGAACAAATATTTTCTTTATGTTACCTCAGTGTTGATATTATTGAGACAAAGTAAATTGAATAAACATAACACCACACATACTCGTTTACACAATGTTGCAGTAGAAGACACTAACGCATGTCTGTCTGCAGCAGAGGACGGAAACAATTTGTGATTGCTAAAGTTTGCCAAATAGACCTAGAAGGCTCCACACTTACCAATGAAGATGAGCAGAACTCCCACGATGATTTGCAGGATGAGGGAGATACTAATGAGAGTAATGAGGGGCACATAGAAGGTGAAGTCTGATCCTTGCTCCAGCACAGCCTTCATCTGTGAGGCATTAGCCAACAGAAGAGCCACATCCAGCATGCTCTCTGCTGCACTCTTCTTATTGGCATAATGGTTCATGTTCAGAGGCCCCTGTTGCTGCCTCCAGGGGCCTCGCAGCGGGACCTGAACGCAAACACAAACCCCGACATCAGTACGACACATAAGTTACGTGTAGAAATGTGATATTTGGAAAAAGCTTGGTCAAATGTATTTCTAATATTCTTTTATTAATGGCTCCATGAAGGGTATATCTAATAAACATATTTACATAACATAAAATATAGTCATCAGATGCCAGTTAATGATTTTGAGATGAAGTGTCTCAGGGACCTTTAAACTCAACAGCCCTCATCTAATCATCATTTCTTGTCCTGACATTTGTGTAAACATGGTATTTCAAAAGTTACTCAACACAGGGGAAATTAAAGCACTCTGCTGCTGCCATCATATTGGatttcatatacagtacatatgtgACTGGAAAGACTGACTGATTGGAAAGTATGCTTCCCCTCCTGGGAACTATATAGCTGGATATTTGGGGATTGTTTTGCGGCCTCTTACGGAAGGCATAAGAAATTACAGAAGTGTGTCGGCACAAACAGGGACTTTTTCATCAAAGCTAACAGTCCAACATAATGAAAACCCACAATAATCGAAATTCACATGTGACAATGAATTACATCAGAACTGATCAGCATGATGGCAAAAGTAAGACCCATATTTGTGCAATCACAATGAAGTAATCTTTATGGAAGTGAAAGTGTAGAGGGACTTAATTCAAACAGGAAACACCAATTACTGGAAGGTCACTGAGTTGTTTTCTGTCCAAAGGTCAAAAATATTTGCTCATGCCTTTCTCAGGCTGACCAGGTTATATATCTGAAACATGGGAGTGGCCTCCACAAAAATGCAGTGGAAACAGTGAGTAAATAACGCTTATGAATATGTTACAAATACACCATGCATACAGTAAGCACATGTGAAAGCATGCACTTAAGGCAAGGCAAGACAGCTTtgtttatatagcacattttagcaacaaggcaattcaaagtggtTTACATGgctaaaacattaaaaagcagttaaaaacaattaaggTGAATATGAGACAGGtatgaaatacaagaataaaagttacagagAAGTGTAAGAAATGACCAATTATTtaaaggcagcatcaaaaagcaaagtcttcagccttgatttaaaagaactgagagttgcagcggacctgctgttttctgggagtttgttccagatatgtggtgcataaaaactgaacg
Encoded proteins:
- the ninj1 gene encoding ninjurin-1 isoform X1, coding for MATENLEMNGDAGRNGNAEVPLRGPWRQQQGPLNMNHYANKKSAAESMLDVALLLANASQMKAVLEQGSDFTFYVPLITLISISLILQIIVGVLLIFIVKWNLNDESMHYKLNIMENFATAFVFIIVVVNVFITAFGVQRPKLSA
- the ninj1 gene encoding ninjurin-1 isoform X2; the protein is MNHYANKKSAAESMLDVALLLANASQMKAVLEQGSDFTFYVPLITLISISLILQIIVGVLLIFIVKWNLNDESMHYKLNIMENFATAFVFIIVVVNVFITAFGVQRPKLSA